One region of Chloroflexota bacterium genomic DNA includes:
- the csrA gene encoding carbon storage regulator CsrA, protein MLVLSRKATETIVVDDAIEVTVLEILGDRVKIGINAPRDVPIVRQELLQQARDNHRAAVPPAESPSATTERDA, encoded by the coding sequence GTGCTCGTTCTCTCCCGTAAAGCCACCGAGACGATCGTCGTGGACGACGCCATCGAGGTAACCGTGCTGGAAATTCTTGGCGACCGCGTGAAGATTGGCATCAACGCTCCCCGTGACGTGCCGATCGTGCGGCAGGAGTTGCTGCAGCAAGCCCGCGACAATCATCGTGCCGCCGTACCGCCGGCGGAGTCGCCGTCTGCGACGACCGAACGCGACGCTTGA
- a CDS encoding DUF3105 domain-containing protein, whose amino-acid sequence MARRRRRRASDSRADELARGGRPADAPAADDAPAKSDEKPKRQRRGQQSGSQPRSGLGRGFWLYFAFMMAVLIPLNLFCLSNLDQGPGDVQEIQESPLVDSGGPREAYATDPPTSGARALQPAAFGFHASTIADEVQVANLCAGHVIVHFNPSGGAALEAEMNRVARELEGYDVIVHPDAGLGDSEVVLTALLVMQRLDAYDKAEVYNFVRGYSGSRPAPELCPGGGGA is encoded by the coding sequence GACGCAGGCGCCGCCGCGCATCGGACTCACGGGCTGACGAACTTGCCCGTGGCGGTAGGCCGGCCGATGCTCCGGCAGCCGACGACGCACCCGCCAAATCCGACGAAAAGCCCAAGCGGCAACGCCGCGGCCAGCAGTCGGGCTCACAGCCGCGCTCCGGCTTGGGCCGCGGATTCTGGCTCTACTTTGCCTTCATGATGGCCGTGCTCATTCCGCTCAACCTGTTCTGCCTCAGCAATCTGGATCAAGGCCCGGGTGACGTGCAGGAGATACAGGAATCGCCGCTCGTCGACAGCGGCGGGCCTCGCGAGGCCTACGCCACCGATCCGCCGACCTCCGGCGCGCGGGCGCTTCAGCCCGCCGCCTTTGGGTTCCACGCCTCGACCATTGCCGACGAGGTCCAGGTCGCCAACCTGTGCGCGGGCCACGTGATTGTCCACTTCAACCCGTCTGGGGGCGCCGCGCTGGAGGCCGAGATGAACCGCGTGGCGCGCGAGCTGGAAGGCTACGACGTGATCGTGCACCCCGACGCCGGCTTGGGCGACTCCGAAGTGGTGCTCACGGCCCTTTTGGTCATGCAGCGGCTGGACGCCTACGACAAGGCCGAGGTCTACAACTTCGTCCGTGGGTATTCCGGCAGCCGCCCCGCACCCGAGCTCTGTCCGGGAGGCGGCGGGGCCTAG
- a CDS encoding carboxypeptidase regulatory-like domain-containing protein: protein MPTGRAVTIAAVLASIALLPVIIILALGLYGSAVTGDFPLVDQSGPAMRVEPESGPPGSELTIRGSRWEEGTLVRLEMVVQVARPQITFGGEIETVEQPLPGVYVGEVVVSRAGTFTIETQLPTTVPLLPGTQIEFLGSAAYRGGEPAGEGRTTFLVEPAPGQLDVEVLADASRAPLPGTLVEVRGLQGQLVAAGHTGTDGFARFVGLASDVAYQVTARAAGYETLRAPLVEAGVETPGEVTFVLPAAAPGSVFVGGVPRRGEAESGNLAVIDLPSLAPVRDAEINAAGAAWALAADPARGRLYVADELATEIRVFNVRTGRIAAPIPLAFSLRVEVRDEDDRPPASAVVHLLWSVRGSEVLVRARETDASGVVVFDDLIAGSSYVVSAMTASAESLGRTAEAAGPITVHQSPNPVTIEPHETAHATVTLDSDFAQMFYGGEPQLLAGNDRAPATSLVVADMAVDPVSGLLYVTGSDLDRGHLFVIDPDERRIVHDWRVRAGVGDVVPRGDGESVYIANRAFSTVALVDVATGEERESVNVPSWPEAITVDRAGNVFVASLRDGSVTRLDADTLEISAARDLEEGVHRLALLPDESALLVANMWADTITALDPTDLGIAFLLPVAGNPHALAVDVGRRTLVVGTGDGGTVSIFNTDTFDLAQQVELGIRIRDIATVPVPA from the coding sequence ATGCCCACCGGTCGCGCCGTCACCATCGCCGCCGTTCTGGCGTCCATCGCGCTGCTGCCGGTCATCATCATTCTGGCGCTCGGTCTCTACGGCTCGGCGGTTACCGGCGACTTCCCGCTCGTCGACCAGAGTGGGCCGGCGATGCGTGTCGAGCCGGAAAGCGGGCCTCCGGGCAGCGAGCTGACCATCCGCGGCAGCCGCTGGGAGGAGGGCACCCTGGTGCGACTGGAGATGGTCGTGCAGGTCGCGCGGCCGCAGATCACCTTTGGCGGGGAAATCGAGACCGTCGAGCAGCCGTTGCCGGGCGTCTATGTGGGCGAGGTCGTCGTCTCTCGCGCCGGGACCTTCACCATCGAGACCCAGCTGCCGACCACCGTGCCGCTGCTGCCGGGCACGCAGATCGAGTTCCTCGGCTCCGCGGCCTATCGCGGCGGCGAGCCGGCCGGCGAGGGCCGCACGACCTTCCTGGTTGAGCCCGCTCCCGGCCAGCTCGATGTTGAGGTGCTGGCCGATGCCTCGCGCGCTCCGCTGCCGGGGACCCTCGTTGAGGTTCGCGGCCTGCAGGGTCAGCTGGTGGCCGCCGGCCATACCGGCACCGACGGCTTTGCTCGCTTCGTGGGCTTGGCCTCCGATGTGGCCTATCAGGTCACGGCGCGCGCCGCCGGCTACGAAACGCTGCGTGCGCCGTTGGTCGAGGCCGGCGTAGAAACGCCGGGCGAAGTGACGTTTGTGCTCCCGGCCGCCGCGCCGGGCTCCGTGTTCGTCGGCGGCGTCCCCAGACGCGGCGAGGCGGAGTCTGGGAACCTGGCCGTCATCGATCTCCCGTCGCTGGCGCCCGTGCGGGACGCGGAAATCAACGCCGCCGGCGCGGCGTGGGCGCTGGCAGCCGATCCCGCGCGCGGCCGCCTCTATGTCGCCGACGAGTTGGCCACCGAGATTCGCGTGTTCAATGTGCGAACCGGTCGCATCGCCGCGCCGATTCCCCTGGCGTTCAGTCTCCGGGTCGAGGTGCGCGATGAGGACGACCGGCCTCCCGCCAGCGCCGTGGTCCACTTGCTGTGGAGCGTTCGCGGGAGCGAAGTCCTGGTGCGGGCGCGCGAAACCGACGCGTCGGGCGTCGTGGTGTTCGACGATCTGATCGCCGGCAGCTCCTACGTGGTGAGCGCGATGACGGCGAGTGCCGAAAGCCTCGGTCGCACGGCGGAGGCCGCGGGGCCCATCACGGTCCACCAGTCGCCGAATCCCGTCACGATCGAACCGCACGAAACCGCGCACGCTACCGTCACCCTCGATTCGGACTTCGCGCAGATGTTCTATGGCGGCGAGCCGCAGTTGCTGGCGGGCAACGATCGGGCCCCGGCCACCAGCCTTGTCGTGGCCGACATGGCCGTTGACCCAGTCTCCGGGCTGCTCTACGTGACCGGGTCCGACCTCGACCGTGGGCACCTCTTCGTCATCGATCCCGACGAGCGGCGCATCGTGCACGACTGGCGGGTGCGGGCCGGCGTCGGCGACGTGGTGCCGCGAGGCGACGGAGAGTCCGTCTACATTGCCAATCGCGCATTCTCGACCGTGGCCCTGGTGGACGTCGCCACCGGCGAGGAGCGAGAGTCCGTCAACGTGCCGTCGTGGCCGGAGGCCATCACCGTGGACAGGGCCGGCAATGTGTTCGTCGCCAGCCTTCGCGACGGCAGCGTGACCCGGCTCGACGCCGACACCTTGGAGATTTCGGCGGCGCGCGACCTCGAGGAAGGCGTACATCGGCTGGCGCTGCTGCCGGACGAATCGGCCCTGCTCGTCGCCAACATGTGGGCCGACACCATCACGGCGTTGGACCCAACTGACCTGGGCATTGCGTTCCTGTTGCCCGTGGCGGGAAACCCCCACGCGCTGGCGGTGGATGTCGGCCGCCGCACGCTGGTCGTCGGCACCGGCGACGGCGGCACCGTGAGCATCTTTAATACCGACACCTTTGACCTCGCCCAGCAGGTGGAGCTGGGCATTCGCATCCGGGACATCGCCACCGTGCCCGTTCCGGCATGA
- the glnA gene encoding type I glutamate--ammonia ligase, producing the protein MADASQADLIQAALRKARDADCRIVDVRFTDIPGTWQHFSIPLDKLDEDVFTEGLGFDGSSVRGFQQIHESDMLVMPDPTTAFVDPTLEVPTLVLTGNIQDPVTGEPYSRDPRHVAQKAERHLIDSGIADVSYWGPEAEFFILNSVRFDQSANAAFFFIDSEEGIWNSGADDVHAPNLGHRPLHKRGYFPVPPNDKLQDLRSRITLELMNVGIDVELHHHEVATAGQAEIDIRYGPLTKTADQMMLFKYIIKNVARQHGYTVTFMPKPIFGDNGSGMHVHQSLWKGGANLFYDADGYALLSETARHYIGGLLRHAPALLAFCAPTTNSYRRLVPGFEAPVNLVYSQRNRSACVRIPAYSPSPAARRVEFRPPDPSANPYLAFAAMLMAGLDGIRNQIEPPDPVDLDLYDLEPEEAAMVQSVPGSLYEVLDALEADNAFLREGGVFTQDLIDTWLDYKRTVEADEVNLRPHPYEFMLYYDV; encoded by the coding sequence ATGGCAGACGCCTCACAAGCCGATCTGATCCAGGCGGCGCTTCGCAAAGCGCGGGACGCCGACTGCCGCATCGTGGACGTTCGCTTCACCGATATTCCGGGCACGTGGCAGCACTTCTCCATTCCGCTGGACAAGCTGGATGAGGACGTGTTCACCGAAGGGCTCGGATTCGACGGATCGAGCGTGCGGGGATTCCAGCAGATCCATGAAAGCGACATGCTGGTGATGCCCGACCCCACGACGGCGTTCGTGGACCCCACGCTGGAAGTGCCCACGCTGGTGCTCACGGGCAACATCCAGGACCCGGTGACCGGCGAGCCGTACTCGCGCGATCCCCGGCACGTGGCGCAGAAGGCCGAGCGGCACCTCATCGACAGCGGCATCGCGGACGTGAGCTATTGGGGTCCGGAAGCCGAGTTCTTCATCCTCAACAGCGTCCGATTCGACCAAAGCGCCAACGCGGCCTTCTTCTTCATCGACTCCGAGGAGGGCATTTGGAACTCGGGCGCGGACGACGTCCACGCGCCGAACCTGGGGCACCGCCCGCTGCACAAGCGGGGCTATTTCCCCGTCCCGCCCAACGACAAGCTGCAGGACCTGCGCTCGCGGATCACGCTGGAGCTGATGAACGTGGGCATCGATGTCGAGCTGCATCACCACGAGGTGGCCACCGCCGGCCAGGCCGAGATCGACATCCGCTACGGCCCGCTGACCAAGACGGCCGACCAGATGATGCTCTTCAAGTACATCATCAAGAACGTGGCGCGCCAGCACGGCTATACCGTGACGTTCATGCCTAAGCCGATCTTCGGCGACAACGGCTCAGGGATGCACGTGCACCAGAGCCTGTGGAAGGGCGGAGCCAACCTGTTCTATGACGCGGACGGCTACGCGCTGCTGAGCGAGACGGCCCGTCACTACATCGGCGGGCTGCTGCGGCACGCCCCGGCGCTGCTGGCCTTCTGCGCGCCAACCACGAACTCCTACCGGCGGCTGGTGCCGGGGTTCGAGGCGCCGGTGAACCTGGTGTACTCCCAGCGCAATCGCAGCGCGTGCGTGCGCATCCCGGCCTACTCACCGAGCCCGGCCGCGCGGCGCGTCGAGTTTCGCCCGCCGGACCCGAGCGCGAACCCGTACCTCGCCTTCGCAGCCATGCTGATGGCCGGCCTGGACGGCATTCGCAACCAGATCGAGCCGCCGGATCCGGTGGACCTCGACCTGTACGACCTGGAGCCCGAGGAGGCGGCGATGGTGCAGTCGGTGCCCGGGTCGCTCTACGAGGTGCTGGACGCGCTGGAAGCCGACAACGCGTTTCTGCGCGAAGGCGGCGTGTTCACGCAGGACCTGATCGACACCTGGCTGGACTACAAGCGCACCGTCGAAGCGGACGAGGTGAACCTGCGGCCGCACCCGTACGAGTTCATGCTCTACTACGACGTGTAG
- a CDS encoding class I SAM-dependent methyltransferase, producing MRSSCGPSPGDGDYSAWMLAPVDPHAVYAALDAGCGNGTRTAALRRRLAPHALVTAVDLDRDAVRATGSFTGVDAARADISRLPHPGGSFDLVVAGHVLYYPSDLTPWLREIRRVLSRSGMLLAATNSARSGRRLLDLHADACRSAGQEAMAARALAPTARQRFTLENGADQLRRVFADVSVRWRDDPLVFDSVAQALAVYRAGLFARGAPDRMPPADRERLADVLAPHMRAGLTAAADAHGRIVIPRRSGCFTARG from the coding sequence ATGCGTTCCTCCTGCGGCCCGAGCCCTGGCGACGGCGACTACTCCGCCTGGATGCTGGCGCCCGTCGATCCGCACGCGGTCTATGCGGCGCTCGACGCCGGCTGCGGCAACGGGACGCGGACCGCGGCGCTGCGTCGGCGGCTGGCGCCCCACGCGCTGGTAACCGCCGTTGATCTCGACCGTGATGCCGTACGCGCCACCGGGTCGTTTACCGGAGTCGATGCAGCCCGGGCCGACATTTCGCGCCTGCCGCACCCCGGCGGATCGTTTGATCTGGTTGTGGCGGGTCACGTGCTCTACTACCCGAGTGATCTCACCCCCTGGCTGCGGGAGATCCGCCGCGTGCTGTCGCGGAGCGGCATGCTGCTCGCCGCCACCAACAGCGCCCGGTCCGGTCGTCGCCTCCTGGACCTGCACGCGGACGCCTGCCGCAGCGCCGGCCAGGAGGCCATGGCCGCGCGCGCCCTCGCCCCCACCGCGCGCCAGCGCTTCACGCTCGAGAACGGCGCCGACCAACTGCGCCGCGTCTTCGCCGATGTGTCGGTGCGCTGGCGGGATGACCCGCTGGTGTTCGACTCCGTGGCGCAGGCGCTTGCGGTCTACCGCGCCGGACTCTTCGCGCGCGGCGCACCGGATCGGATGCCGCCTGCCGATCGCGAACGACTGGCGGACGTCCTCGCGCCCCACATGCGCGCCGGCCTCACGGCCGCGGCGGATGCGCACGGGCGAATCGTCATACCCCGCCGCAGCGGCTGCTTCACCGCGCGCGGCTAG
- a CDS encoding glycosyl hydrolase, with protein sequence MSDALDQLRASFQTPAMDDRPLALWLWNGELHEARIGRQIRQLADKGIGGVVIRASRGLRTPYLGDRWWDTIEYAVGAAAKAGLSVWIGDDYRSPSGAAGDPGEADGQTPSQVLASGPENQGKALVRSVLAVAGPAEVSLEGRYPEGEPLVRVAGRVDAAQGLDPESLIEIPDAPTWECPDGEWQIFSFAVAPVDDRIDYLRPATVARFIEAAYAPYAERLGDAIAGFAFDSPQLASRPIPWTDDLPEQFAARKGYALPPLLPQLIVRAGPATTRLRCDFYDVLASRYTECWFEQLAAWCQARGYSWMGHTEEHIAAHPARQGDYFRTMRAVPLPASDMHGFRNARPRTVQPAEIKPAVSVAALAERPRVAVRAFGGAGWSVTLDDVRRGLSRMAVIGADLPVIQSFHYSMDRAVAADDWPNTFFTQNPYWRQFGEVTSYAARLSALVRQSHAATTVGVLAPLTSVWANTADGRPNARARAIGAAFESLVDGLYTRRVDVNVVDTAFVLGGELDGGSLRQGRVAVTALIIPPMPVMERAVAARLADFVRAGGRLIWSGEVPSASSEAGASDEELLRLVKPLTPAGASTKRGSRMGKGRIFTLKEDAADWLDRLTARLTTATSLASDTDGVALAARRLDGGEVVVVVNETPEEQKVAVKSRARGAAELWDPESGSHQSLTTTGARTRRTAEFVIPGHAARAVVFDADTKPARASSSRRAPRAKPRDLGCEWQFALETGVPTGQGTVRRTELPVMRFQDFALGAGRLERLRDPAYDDSTWRELWLTTADANAVGNWRASWITGVRQPEGWVVRPDSEAHDRLRFTKSLTITDPPIKAWATFVGVEKATVYMNGTALGESDDWSNPVTYNIMPYLRLGQNTIVADIASTSGTPLSLLFEAQIDLRSGESLVVVSDASWDVQAPRSEMWTGTAFARDVPTVTWERGGPPVQPWGHIVLLGEPVQFPRTLMYRQRLPTGCVGIGIPYIKGVHKVYVDVRERTPDINGVYNITTGGVLSVEVHATDFSNGVLAPLALFMRPTTISLAPWGELGYGWYSGSAVYEQSVELSKAEAAGTVVLDLGDVRHHAEVIVNNRSLGSRVWPPYRFDLTGAVNAGSNTVRVRVSNLAANEMRWRRDETRMGDPWHRYWHEGNIEPERLVSGLLGPVQLELSP encoded by the coding sequence ATGAGCGACGCGCTCGACCAGCTGCGCGCGAGCTTCCAAACGCCGGCCATGGACGACCGGCCTCTGGCGCTATGGCTCTGGAATGGCGAGCTGCACGAGGCGCGAATCGGGCGGCAGATTCGCCAGTTGGCCGACAAGGGGATAGGCGGCGTGGTGATTCGCGCCAGCCGGGGGCTGCGCACGCCGTACCTCGGCGATCGCTGGTGGGACACCATCGAGTACGCGGTGGGAGCCGCCGCCAAGGCCGGGTTGTCGGTCTGGATCGGCGACGACTACCGGTCGCCGAGCGGGGCGGCGGGCGATCCCGGCGAGGCCGACGGTCAGACGCCGTCTCAGGTGCTCGCGTCCGGCCCGGAGAACCAAGGCAAGGCCCTGGTCCGGAGCGTGCTTGCGGTCGCGGGCCCAGCCGAAGTGTCGCTCGAAGGCCGCTACCCCGAGGGCGAGCCACTGGTGCGCGTGGCGGGCCGGGTGGATGCCGCGCAGGGCCTAGACCCCGAGAGCCTCATCGAGATTCCGGACGCCCCCACGTGGGAATGCCCGGACGGCGAGTGGCAGATCTTCAGCTTCGCCGTAGCTCCCGTCGACGATCGAATCGACTACCTGCGCCCCGCAACAGTGGCGCGCTTCATCGAAGCCGCCTACGCGCCCTACGCCGAGCGATTGGGCGACGCGATCGCCGGATTCGCGTTCGATTCGCCGCAGCTGGCCAGCCGACCCATTCCATGGACCGATGACCTGCCCGAGCAATTCGCCGCGCGCAAGGGCTATGCCTTGCCGCCGCTGCTGCCGCAGTTGATCGTGCGCGCCGGTCCGGCGACCACCCGGCTGCGCTGCGACTTCTACGACGTGCTGGCCTCGCGCTACACGGAGTGCTGGTTCGAGCAGCTGGCGGCGTGGTGCCAGGCGCGCGGCTACTCATGGATGGGACACACGGAGGAGCACATCGCGGCGCATCCGGCGCGCCAGGGCGACTACTTTCGCACCATGCGCGCGGTGCCATTGCCGGCCAGTGACATGCACGGCTTCCGCAACGCCCGCCCGCGCACGGTGCAACCGGCCGAGATCAAGCCTGCGGTATCGGTCGCCGCGCTGGCGGAGCGCCCGCGGGTTGCGGTCCGCGCGTTCGGCGGCGCCGGGTGGAGCGTGACCCTGGACGACGTGCGGCGGGGGCTGAGCCGCATGGCGGTGATCGGCGCCGACCTGCCGGTGATCCAAAGCTTCCACTACAGCATGGACCGCGCGGTCGCGGCCGACGATTGGCCCAACACGTTCTTCACCCAAAACCCGTATTGGCGCCAGTTCGGCGAGGTCACGTCGTATGCTGCGCGTCTCAGCGCGTTGGTGCGCCAGAGTCACGCGGCCACGACCGTCGGCGTGCTGGCGCCCTTGACCAGCGTGTGGGCAAACACGGCCGATGGCCGGCCCAATGCGCGCGCGCGGGCAATCGGCGCGGCCTTTGAATCGCTGGTGGACGGGCTGTATACGCGCCGCGTCGACGTGAATGTCGTTGACACCGCGTTCGTCCTCGGCGGCGAGCTTGACGGTGGGTCGCTGCGCCAGGGCCGTGTGGCCGTGACGGCGTTGATCATTCCGCCCATGCCGGTGATGGAACGTGCCGTGGCGGCGCGTCTAGCCGACTTTGTGAGGGCCGGCGGGCGGCTGATCTGGAGCGGCGAAGTTCCGAGCGCCAGCTCGGAGGCCGGCGCGAGCGACGAGGAGCTGCTGCGCCTGGTGAAGCCGCTGACCCCGGCCGGAGCATCGACCAAGCGGGGCAGCCGCATGGGCAAAGGCCGCATATTCACGCTCAAGGAAGACGCGGCGGACTGGCTGGATCGCCTGACGGCGCGCCTGACGACCGCCACCAGCCTGGCCTCGGACACGGACGGCGTCGCGCTCGCGGCCCGCCGGCTCGACGGCGGCGAGGTGGTGGTGGTCGTCAACGAAACGCCCGAGGAGCAGAAGGTCGCCGTAAAGAGTCGCGCCCGGGGCGCCGCCGAACTGTGGGACCCGGAAAGCGGCTCGCACCAGTCGCTCACCACCACCGGCGCGCGCACGCGGCGCACGGCGGAGTTCGTCATTCCGGGACACGCCGCGCGCGCCGTGGTCTTCGACGCCGACACCAAGCCCGCCCGCGCGTCGTCGAGCCGCCGGGCGCCGCGCGCGAAGCCGAGGGATCTGGGCTGCGAGTGGCAGTTTGCGCTGGAGACCGGCGTGCCTACCGGCCAGGGCACGGTGCGCCGCACCGAGCTGCCCGTGATGCGGTTCCAGGACTTCGCGCTTGGCGCGGGTCGTCTCGAACGGCTGCGGGACCCGGCCTATGACGACTCGACGTGGCGCGAGCTGTGGCTCACCACAGCCGACGCCAATGCCGTGGGCAACTGGCGCGCCTCGTGGATCACCGGCGTGCGACAGCCGGAGGGCTGGGTGGTTCGGCCGGATAGCGAGGCCCACGACCGGCTGCGGTTCACCAAGTCGCTGACGATCACCGACCCGCCGATCAAGGCCTGGGCCACGTTTGTGGGCGTCGAAAAAGCCACGGTCTACATGAACGGCACGGCGCTGGGCGAGTCCGACGACTGGTCCAACCCGGTGACCTACAACATCATGCCCTACCTGCGGCTGGGCCAGAACACGATCGTGGCGGACATCGCCAGCACCTCCGGCACGCCGCTATCGCTGCTGTTCGAGGCGCAGATCGATCTGCGCTCCGGGGAGTCGCTGGTCGTGGTGTCCGACGCGTCGTGGGACGTGCAGGCACCGCGCTCGGAGATGTGGACCGGCACCGCATTCGCCCGCGACGTGCCGACCGTGACGTGGGAGCGCGGGGGACCGCCCGTGCAGCCGTGGGGCCACATTGTGCTGCTGGGCGAGCCCGTGCAGTTCCCCCGCACGCTGATGTATCGCCAACGGCTGCCGACGGGCTGCGTGGGCATCGGCATTCCCTATATCAAGGGCGTGCACAAGGTCTACGTCGACGTGCGGGAACGGACGCCGGATATCAACGGCGTCTACAACATCACGACCGGCGGCGTGCTGAGCGTGGAGGTCCACGCGACGGACTTTTCCAATGGGGTGCTGGCGCCGCTGGCGTTGTTCATGCGCCCAACCACGATCAGCTTGGCGCCGTGGGGCGAGCTGGGCTATGGGTGGTACTCGGGCTCAGCGGTCTACGAGCAAAGCGTCGAACTCTCCAAGGCGGAGGCTGCGGGCACGGTTGTGCTGGATCTTGGGGACGTGCGCCACCACGCCGAAGTGATCGTGAACAACCGATCGCTCGGGTCACGCGTGTGGCCGCCTTACCGCTTTGACCTCACCGGCGCGGTGAACGCCGGATCGAACACGGTGCGGGTCCGCGTGAGCAATCTGGCCGCGAACGAGATGCGCTGGCGGCGCGACGAAACGCGCATGGGCGATCCCTGGCACCGCTATTGGCACGAGGGCAACATTGAGCCGGAGCGGCTGGTGTCCGGCCTGTTGGGGCCGGTGCAGCTGGAGCTGTCGCCCTAG